Sequence from the Mycosarcoma maydis chromosome 4, whole genome shotgun sequence genome:
CTTCTGGAGTCTCTGTACATCGCGAACGCGGCCAGATTGAATGCTGGGGCTGTGCACCACGTCGGAGAGGTTGCCTTCGTCCTCAGTGACGTCGTCCGTGACAAGAGTGGGCGGATCTGGATGTGGAAACGGGCGGCTCCAAGAACGGGTTTCAAAGGCGGAGCCAGGTCGTGCGGACAGTACAGCGGGTGTGCCCGCATTCGGAGCGGTGCCGAGATTGATAAACTTGAAAGTAGGGCTGTGGACTTGATCCGACAGCACCGGAGAGCCTGGACTGATGCTGGCCAAGCGCGGTTCCACGGCGGATGATTGCGAACCCAACGGAGATGGTCCGATCGCAGACGAACTGGCACCAGCCTGGCCTCGAAGCGAAGCATGGAACTTGGGAAATGGGACGAGCGGGGTGGCGGTGGCCTTCTTGACGGGAGTGTCAGGCATAGCATTGCTGGCGCGATCTGCGTTGGCAGAGGCATGGGCAGAggcggcagcaacaacTTCACGCAGGCCAAGCGCCTGGCCAAAGTTGGGAGCTttcggtggaagcggaaaGGCCTCGGATGCACCATCGGCGCCCTCGGAATTCTCGCGCACCCGGTTACGCTTGGAAACGAGGCCGGTTGACATGAAGGCCGCCGCCAATGGCTTGACGCTCTTGAAGTTCTGCGGAGTGAGGTACTGGCTTGCGGGATCCATGTATTCGGAGGTGGTTCTGCGTTCGCGCACTCGTCTCGCAGGGCTGGCAGCGCTGGCAGCGCtggtgttggtgctggTCCGGGagcggttgcggttgcggttgcgcgGAATCAGATCTGGAGATGAGTTGGCAGAGCCATGGTCGCTCGAGTTGCAGAAGCGAGTCTCATGCATCAAGGATGAGCGCTCCTTTGGGCCAAATGGGTGAAGAATGGCTCGACTGGATGGTCTTGGAGCGGGCGAGTCGCGATGGAAGCTGGTCTCGTGACGGCGGAGGGCATCCTGCGAAGGCGAAGGGAGATCCTCGAGCATGTTGTTGGTGAAAGTGGAAGTTTGCATGTATGAGTCCTTTGCGGATGAGCCCAAGAGCGAACCGATCCTCTTCCTGGTGCTCTTGACGCTGTGGTCACCGTCGGCAAACGCAACTCCACTGTCATCAGCTGATGTGCTTGGATGGTGAGagccaaagaagaagcggtGCGGCGTTGCGTGCTGAGGTGTTTCACGATAGGATAGCGGCGCGGTGGCATTGGATGCGTGCGCAGAGGCGTTCTTACAGCGTGCtggcgtcgagatgagatCGAGGGAATGCGGTGGTGAGTGATCGGATTGGACAACGCCAGCCGCAGGCCGGGCGGATGAtttggcagctgcttcgatctcgtcctcaAAGAGCTTGGCGGTTGGGAAGGAGCTCATGGAGAGGTTGGCGGGCCTTCGCTTGTGGTCGCGCAGCGGGGTAAATTCAGAGTCATGGTCGGCAGATCGGATGATAGGACGTGGCTGAGTGGCGAATTCAAAGAGGTTGGCCACACCAGGAAGTTTGTCGCCGAGGCCGGCAGAAGCGCTGGCGCTGCGAGGAGTGAGAAACTCGGTGAGAGGGCGATGCAAAGCggcggaggaagaggctCGAGCGCGATGGGTGATGCGCGGCTGGGTAGAGGGCAACGAGTGCAAGCCATGGAACGAGGAGGTGTAGACGGTATTGTCGAGATGCGTGTTAGTGCTGGTTGTGGAGCGTTGGCGGGCCGGAGTGGTGAGCTGGGGCAAAGAAGCGTTGCTGGAAGAAGGCACACGAGAGCGTGGTGGACGAGTGCGTTGAGATGCGCTGACCAAGGTGTGGGTGCTGCGCGATGAAGAGGGGTTGCGGGTGAGTCGATGGGTGGGACGCGTGCCCGGCTGAAGCATGGGCTcgccgaggtcgaggtggaatGCGGAGCTTGGATCCAAGAGGTCGGGCTGTTCGCAGAGGGGGGAGGGCGAAGCAGGAGGATGAGCGTCGATATCGTCTTGGTCCGAGTGCGAGTCAatgtccatctcgacgtcTTGGAGCCTGCGATGCGAATCGGAGGAGCCAAAGAGGgagcgaggaggaggcgaggcgttggcagcatcgtAAGCTTGGCGCGAGGCTGCGCGGAGCATTGGTTGAGAGGAAGGGCCGGCGACGGCGTTGAGCTCGGTGCCAGCGTTGGCGGATGCGGAGCTGACGTCGGAACCGGAGCCGTTACTGACGCCGCGATGATGCCAGAGGCCGTGGTCTGCGGCGTGCAAGTTGAGTGCAGCAGTGGATTCTGGCGAGCTGGCAAACGGCGGGAGGTTTTGCAGAGGTATGGTCCTCTTTATGGTGTCAAAGGACATGGGCTGGTCGTGGTGTTGTGCATGCATGTTGATGGGTGGAGACTCTTGCGTGGGAGAGGGTCTGGAGAGTGGTGCAAGCGAAGAAAAGGCATGAGAGCGGGGTATCGAGACGGACTGGGGCCGTAATTGGGTTGCGGGCGCCGGAGGAAGCTGGTGCATCCACGAAGTAAAGGGCGAGTTGTGGTAGGCATGTGCGCCAAAGTTAGGAGGAGGCGTCATGGCGGCTTGAGACTCAAGGTGCATATCGATGGTGTGAATGGGACGAGAGGGTTTGTCGGGTGAGATAAAGGCGTCGTCGTTCTGATGCATTGTGTGTTATGGAGACGCGCTCAGACCACGGTTGAGGCCCGTGCTGAACGGGGGTGAAGCGTAAAGCGTAAAGGGATAGGAAGACGCGCGAGAGGATTCAGAGCATCGAGACAGACCAGAAAACNNNNNNNNNNNNNNNNNNNNNNNNNNNNNNNNNNNNNNNNNNNNNNNNNNNNNNNNNNNNNNNNNNNNNNNNNNNNNNNNNNNNNNNNNNNNNNNNNNNNCCCGACTGCGGAGGGTTGGTGTGCACGAAGCGATAACTGAGAGGTTGACGATGCAATAAAAGCTGTAGAGTGATTATGCGGGCTGAAGACGAGATGCTGAAGGTTGACTGGATGTATGAAAGGAATTGTTATCGGAGACGAGAAGGAACAAGAGAAGGGGGCTGTGGATGGTGGTagaagaggatgacgatgttGAGCACGAAGGCGACAGGCGACAGTCGACAGGGTCTGTCGCGAcgagcaatcacgaatcacgaatcacgaatcctcagccgccaaagtcaatcacgaatttggCAACGGATGACAgacgattcttgattttGGTTCGGCGAGCGACTGCCTaactcactcactcactcactcactcactcacgcacgcacgcacgcacgcactGCAGCCTGCAGCGTCGCTCTCtaaatcatgaatcggaaatgccattcacgatttattATCAAtattattcgtgattattattcacgattggtgatttgGTTGGAATTCGGGTCGGCTTTGTCTCTCCCACGCCCGTTGCTCAGCGCACCATGGAAAGCAGCGACCGCAGAAGAATCGACCCAAAATAAAACAAAAAAGGGGAAATCAATCAAAGAATGCCCGACGGAGCCCACACCACGGCACATGACCGCTCTCGACGTGCTGAGTCAggtcacaatcacgaatcagccATCTGTGACTTGCCAACCAAGCATCAAGCGTCGAGGCTCGACAAGAGTGACAAATGAATTCACTGACGATCAGCacacaactcacgactcgtgacttgagcTCGCCCGTTTCGTTTCCGGCGTGATTGTGTGTTGTAGGGTTCGTGAGCGACTGATAGTCGTGGTGAATCCATGTTTCG
This genomic interval carries:
- a CDS encoding wee1 kinase, whose amino-acid sequence is MHQNDDAFISPDKPSRPIHTIDMHLESQAAMTPPPNFGAHAYHNSPFTSWMHQLPPAPATQLRPQSVSIPRSHAFSSLAPLSRPSPTQESPPINMHAQHHDQPMSFDTIKRTIPLQNLPPFASSPESTAALNLHAADHGLWHHRGVSNGSGSDVSSASANAGTELNAVAGPSSQPMLRAASRQAYDAANASPPPRSLFGSSDSHRRLQDVEMDIDSHSDQDDIDAHPPASPSPLCEQPDLLDPSSAFHLDLGEPMLQPGTRPTHRLTRNPSSSRSTHTLVSASQRTRPPRSRVPSSSNASLPQLTTPARQRSTTSTNTHLDNTVYTSSFHGLHSLPSTQPRITHRARASSSAALHRPLTEFLTPRSASASAGLGDKLPGVANLFEFATQPRPIIRSADHDSEFTPLRDHKRRPANLSMSSFPTAKLFEDEIEAAAKSSARPAAGVVQSDHSPPHSLDLISTPARCKNASAHASNATAPLSYRETPQHATPHRFFFGSHHPSTSADDSGVAFADGDHSVKSTRKRIGSLLGSSAKDSYMQTSTFTNNMLEDLPSPSQDALRRHETSFHRDSPAPRPSSRAILHPFGPKERSSLMHETRFCNSSDHGSANSSPDLIPRNRNRNRSRTSTNTSAASAASPARRVRERRTTSEYMDPASQYLTPQNFKSVKPLAAAFMSTGLVSKRNRVRENSEGADGASEAFPLPPKAPNFGQALGLREVVAAASAHASANADRASNAMPDTPVKKATATPLVPFPKFHASLRGQAGASSSAIGPSPLGSQSSAVEPRLASISPGSPVLSDQVHSPTFKFINLGTAPNAGTPAVLSARPGSAFETRSWSRPFPHPDPPTLVTDDVTEDEGNLSDVVHSPSIQSGRVRDVQRLQKGKRTIHTPASSAAPAPARKMLSVDVGKAAGAPRALRVRSAGLGKRALSQNASFVRDARGGTESSHDGGNDGCDDAPPPATPITSTASLLPRETDVEPMTPRRNLLWYEAAQILTSPSPSSRRKLRAHRLELLQTRRKSRLSEETSSCQETPHKSAAGSSFGANSHASAIDLRTKEPEHGHLETAFVVEETIGHGEFSEVLKAVSRSNGYAYAVKRMKKAYLGARDRLRRLEEVDVLRTLSTSGKPHANIVSLFDAWEEQGHLHLQLELCPLGSLAFFLEEYGQQVGALDEPRLWKILAELSSGVAYIHSHNILHLDLKPANVLITEHGTLKIGDFGMATRWPLVDAETTLRGASLNDESDAYALDQVAEPWPSQRGLEREGDRVYLAPEVIFHGQYGKAADVFSLGLILLEAAGNVELPDNGEPWQKLRRDDLSDVDLSALSGPLVRMLERLLCSEPEQRATIDEVVGMPTMACVRSIMSRGLSASEMDQLPEFTDSLSTSGSLAVMADSSSMRSMPTSELSSRTLGLSDSDTGSSAAELSEGDSSMGLCGLSSCMSARTSISTSMSSFSSHQAVIRVRGALIQEPEEDFMREVMGADPIEQRYVGSKGAFTRCAAERPALAAVQPLQESSAMLSGSYSMDLDG